Proteins from a genomic interval of Pseudomonas silesiensis:
- a CDS encoding ribbon-helix-helix protein, CopG family, which yields MENKTARLTVLIDPVKKKALEELCASQDLTPSQVVRQLIRDYLETHGVSYATKSKTAANGK from the coding sequence ATGGAAAACAAGACTGCACGATTAACGGTGCTCATTGATCCCGTCAAGAAAAAAGCGCTTGAAGAGCTGTGCGCGTCTCAGGATCTGACGCCCTCTCAGGTCGTTCGTCAGCTTATTCGGGACTATCTGGAGACGCATGGCGTGTCCTACGCCACCAAAAGCAAAACTGCGGCCAATGGTAAGTGA
- a CDS encoding YoaK family protein, with product MPIKYVRSLTGRRRTTTANRHLGFALAFVAGATNAGGFLAVHQYTSHMTGIVSSMADNSVLGAYDLMLGGAGALLSFLVGAACSAAMVNYSRRRRMHSEFAVPLLVEAFLLICFGFLGAQLSTVDGLFVSVTVMLLCFIMGLQNAVITKISKAEIRTTHITGIITDIGIELGKLFYWNAASTSTHPKVLANRTRLKILILLALNFFFGGVMGAFGFKHIGYISTVPLAMVLVTLAIVPAFDDVRLFVRRVMRK from the coding sequence ATGCCGATCAAATATGTCAGGAGTCTCACCGGGCGAAGGCGTACCACCACCGCAAACCGACATCTTGGGTTTGCCTTGGCCTTCGTCGCGGGAGCAACCAACGCTGGCGGTTTCCTGGCAGTGCATCAGTACACCTCACACATGACGGGCATCGTCTCTTCGATGGCAGACAACAGTGTGCTGGGCGCCTACGACCTGATGCTTGGTGGCGCCGGCGCCTTGTTGTCTTTTCTGGTCGGGGCTGCGTGCTCTGCGGCCATGGTCAATTACTCCCGACGCAGACGGATGCACAGTGAGTTTGCAGTGCCACTTTTGGTCGAGGCCTTTCTGCTTATCTGCTTTGGCTTTCTGGGCGCCCAACTATCCACAGTGGATGGTTTGTTCGTATCAGTCACCGTGATGCTCCTGTGTTTCATCATGGGGCTACAAAACGCGGTGATCACCAAAATCTCAAAAGCCGAAATCCGCACGACACACATCACCGGCATCATCACGGACATCGGAATTGAGTTGGGAAAACTCTTTTACTGGAATGCCGCCAGCACATCGACACACCCAAAAGTTCTCGCCAATCGGACCCGGCTCAAAATACTGATACTGCTGGCGCTAAATTTTTTCTTCGGCGGCGTGATGGGGGCATTTGGGTTCAAGCACATTGGTTACATCTCAACCGTACCGCTCGCGATGGTACTGGTGACGCTGGCAATCGTGCCTGCCTTTGATGACGTCAGGCTTTTTGTCCGCCGCGTCATGCGAAAGTGA
- a CDS encoding malic enzyme-like NAD(P)-binding protein yields the protein MTTDFKKAALDYHEFPTPGKISIALTKPADTAAQLALAYSPGVAEPVREIAKNPENAYRFTGKGNLVAVITNGTAILGLGNLGPLASKPVMEGKALLFKRFAGIDSIDIEVNAESSQAFIETVVRIADTFGGINLEDIKAPECFEIEAALIEQCSIPVFHDDQHGTAIVTAAGMLNALEIQGKTLGNARIVCLGAGAAATACMRLLLSLGAQKSNLYMVDRVGVIHSAREGLNQYKAQFVNDGGPRTLMEAMTGADVFVGLSGANLLPAEALAAMAPDPIVFACSNPDPEISYELAMATRDDLIMATGRSDYPNQVNNVLGFPFIFRGTLDVRATRINEAMKIAAVEALRQLAKEPTPVEVLQAFNVDKLEFGRDYILPKALDARLLGAIAGAVAKAAIDTGVAKLHYPAHYPL from the coding sequence ATGACTACCGACTTCAAGAAGGCTGCACTGGATTACCACGAATTCCCAACCCCAGGAAAAATCAGCATCGCGCTGACCAAGCCCGCCGACACAGCCGCCCAACTCGCACTGGCCTACAGCCCAGGCGTAGCGGAGCCCGTACGCGAAATTGCGAAGAATCCAGAGAATGCCTACCGCTTCACCGGTAAAGGAAATCTGGTGGCCGTGATCACCAACGGCACGGCCATCCTGGGCCTCGGCAATCTAGGCCCCTTGGCCAGCAAGCCGGTCATGGAAGGCAAAGCATTGCTGTTCAAGCGTTTCGCCGGAATCGATTCGATCGATATCGAAGTCAATGCCGAGAGCTCCCAGGCCTTTATCGAGACTGTCGTGCGCATTGCCGACACCTTTGGCGGCATCAACCTGGAAGACATCAAAGCGCCTGAGTGCTTTGAAATCGAAGCAGCACTGATCGAACAGTGCAGCATCCCGGTCTTCCACGACGACCAACACGGTACGGCCATCGTCACGGCCGCCGGCATGCTCAATGCACTTGAGATCCAGGGCAAAACCCTGGGGAATGCGAGAATTGTTTGCCTCGGCGCCGGTGCCGCCGCCACTGCTTGCATGCGCCTGCTGCTTAGTCTCGGCGCTCAGAAAAGCAACCTGTACATGGTCGATCGTGTCGGTGTTATCCACTCCGCTCGGGAAGGCCTCAATCAATACAAAGCACAGTTCGTCAACGACGGTGGCCCTCGTACGCTGATGGAAGCCATGACCGGTGCTGACGTGTTTGTCGGCCTGTCTGGAGCCAATCTCCTCCCGGCAGAAGCATTGGCAGCGATGGCACCTGACCCGATCGTGTTTGCCTGCTCGAACCCGGACCCTGAAATCAGCTACGAGCTGGCCATGGCCACACGTGATGACCTGATCATGGCGACCGGTCGCTCTGATTACCCGAACCAGGTCAATAACGTTCTGGGCTTTCCGTTCATTTTCCGCGGGACGCTGGATGTTCGCGCAACCCGGATCAACGAAGCGATGAAAATTGCGGCGGTGGAAGCACTGCGCCAATTGGCCAAAGAGCCGACGCCTGTGGAAGTGCTGCAAGCGTTCAACGTCGATAAGCTTGAGTTTGGGCGCGATTACATCCTACCCAAAGCGCTCGATGCTCGCCTGCTCGGAGCAATAGCCGGCGCAGTGGCCAAGGCGGCTATCGACACCGGCGTTGCGAAGCTGCATTACCCGGCGCACTACCCGCTTTAA
- a CDS encoding helix-turn-helix domain-containing protein, with amino-acid sequence MVSSSSSQSMQDFSQNLRLLCGYYKSVAKVCRSLDINRQQFNKYLGAQATPSSFTLRKICTFFGVDEEEIFSEHESFRALLNRQRTARESDSAVPADFFPSSAQALSKYQGYYFVYLMSPSAPGEVIKSITRLTRSGEKILSKTYERMRLGDDQLKSFGINKYRGFCFASSDLIYIVEREYLSSRGYIWSAIYPSYRSRFRFLNGLVLGVSGDNFRRPFGAHIVFEYLGESIDMRNALTSCSCFPIDAPEIPNEVRARLLVHPPEGEFNLVPPLF; translated from the coding sequence ATGGTCAGTTCCAGTTCATCCCAGTCGATGCAAGACTTCAGTCAAAACTTGCGCCTTCTCTGCGGATATTATAAGTCGGTGGCGAAGGTGTGCCGCTCCCTTGATATCAACCGCCAGCAGTTCAACAAATACTTGGGGGCGCAAGCGACGCCCTCGTCCTTTACCCTGCGCAAGATCTGCACTTTTTTTGGGGTGGATGAGGAGGAAATATTCTCCGAGCATGAATCCTTCCGCGCTCTGCTCAACAGGCAACGCACGGCGCGAGAGTCGGACAGTGCGGTACCAGCCGATTTTTTCCCGAGCTCCGCGCAGGCGTTGTCGAAGTACCAGGGTTATTACTTTGTCTATTTGATGTCGCCTTCCGCGCCGGGGGAGGTGATCAAGTCGATTACCCGCTTGACCCGCTCCGGCGAAAAGATCCTGAGTAAAACCTACGAGCGGATGAGGTTGGGCGATGACCAGCTGAAGAGTTTCGGCATCAATAAATATCGTGGGTTCTGCTTTGCCTCATCGGATCTGATTTACATCGTCGAGCGCGAGTACCTCTCGTCCCGGGGGTATATCTGGTCAGCGATTTATCCCTCCTACCGCAGTCGTTTCCGTTTTCTAAACGGCTTGGTACTCGGCGTTTCGGGTGACAATTTCCGCCGTCCTTTTGGTGCCCATATTGTATTTGAGTACCTGGGCGAGTCGATCGACATGCGTAACGCTCTCACCAGTTGCAGCTGTTTTCCGATTGATGCCCCTGAGATTCCCAATGAGGTGAGGGCGCGGCTGCTGGTGCATCCACCAGAAGGCGAGTTCAACCTTGTCCCTCCGCTGTTTTAG
- a CDS encoding ABC transporter permease, translated as MFENLSLLSFASGGWGSALLAGALVTIVLALSCLPIGLPLGLGVALAARSRRRWLRSLSTVFATVFRGLPELLTLLIIYYGCQIGAQKLLAAMGYEAEVAINPFVAAMIAFSLVFAAFSSQIWLGAFKTVPKGQFEAAAALGLSRRTTFTKVVLPQLVRIALPGLSNNWLSLLKDTSLVSTISLVDLMRQTNLAVSVTKEPMLFYTVACFGYLFFSAISGRLFQFLEQYFSRHQRSVRP; from the coding sequence ATGTTCGAAAACCTGTCATTGCTGTCCTTCGCCAGTGGCGGCTGGGGTTCGGCCTTGCTGGCCGGTGCACTGGTGACCATTGTCCTGGCCCTGAGCTGCCTGCCGATTGGTCTGCCGCTGGGCTTGGGCGTGGCCTTGGCCGCCCGCTCACGACGTCGCTGGTTGCGCTCCCTGAGCACGGTGTTTGCCACTGTGTTCCGCGGACTGCCCGAGCTGCTGACCCTGCTGATAATCTATTACGGCTGCCAGATCGGTGCGCAGAAACTGTTGGCCGCGATGGGCTACGAGGCCGAAGTCGCGATCAACCCCTTCGTCGCCGCGATGATCGCCTTCAGTCTGGTGTTCGCCGCGTTTTCCAGCCAGATCTGGCTGGGCGCCTTCAAAACCGTGCCCAAGGGACAGTTCGAAGCTGCAGCCGCCCTGGGCCTGTCCCGACGCACAACCTTTACCAAGGTGGTACTGCCGCAATTGGTACGCATTGCGTTGCCGGGCCTGTCGAATAACTGGCTGTCGCTGCTCAAGGACACCTCGCTGGTGTCGACCATCTCCCTGGTCGACCTGATGCGCCAGACCAACCTGGCGGTCAGCGTCACCAAGGAACCGATGCTGTTCTACACCGTGGCTTGCTTTGGCTACCTGTTTTTCTCGGCCATTTCCGGCCGCCTGTTCCAGTTCCTGGAGCAGTATTTCAGCCGCCATCAACGGAGCGTTCGCCCATGA
- a CDS encoding isocitrate dehydrogenase: protein MSRTIAIIKGDGIGPEIMQATLRVLDALDCNLRYDFVEAGLEALQQHGQLMPPASIDTIAKHGIALKGPLTTPIGRGFSSINVHLRRHFDLYANVRPAISFPGTRSRFEDIDIITVRENTEGAYLPEGQSISEDGEVALASIRVTRTASERIVRYAFELARSKGRKKVTAVHKANIIKSCSGLFLEVAREVAADFPEIEFHEMIVDNACMQLVMNPHQFDVIVTTNLFGDILSDLCAGLVGGLGLAPGSNIGADAAIFEAVHGSAPDIAGKNIANPCALLLAAADMLDYLGMVDKGTRIRTAIRVVLETARDQVTPDMGGTGTTESFADALVAYLRD from the coding sequence ATGAGCAGAACAATCGCAATCATCAAGGGCGACGGCATCGGCCCCGAGATCATGCAAGCGACGCTACGCGTACTCGACGCCCTTGACTGCAATCTTCGCTACGACTTCGTTGAGGCCGGCCTGGAGGCGTTGCAGCAACATGGACAGCTGATGCCACCCGCCTCTATCGATACGATCGCCAAACATGGCATCGCACTTAAAGGCCCTCTGACGACACCGATTGGCCGTGGGTTCTCATCGATCAACGTTCACCTTCGCCGCCATTTCGATCTCTACGCCAATGTCCGACCAGCGATCAGTTTCCCGGGGACCCGTTCGCGCTTCGAAGATATCGACATCATCACGGTGCGCGAAAATACCGAGGGAGCTTACTTACCCGAAGGACAGAGTATTTCAGAAGACGGCGAAGTCGCTTTGGCGAGCATTCGCGTAACACGCACAGCCTCCGAACGCATCGTGCGATACGCGTTCGAGCTGGCTCGTAGCAAAGGACGCAAGAAAGTTACCGCGGTGCACAAGGCCAATATCATCAAGTCTTGCTCCGGTTTGTTTCTTGAGGTTGCGCGTGAGGTCGCTGCGGACTTTCCGGAAATCGAATTCCACGAAATGATCGTCGATAACGCCTGTATGCAGTTGGTAATGAATCCCCATCAATTCGATGTCATTGTCACCACCAACCTGTTTGGCGACATCCTTTCAGACTTGTGCGCAGGCCTGGTGGGTGGATTGGGCTTGGCGCCCGGGTCTAACATCGGCGCCGATGCGGCCATCTTTGAAGCGGTCCACGGCTCGGCACCGGACATCGCTGGCAAGAACATCGCGAACCCTTGTGCGTTGTTGTTGGCTGCCGCGGACATGCTTGATTATCTGGGCATGGTGGACAAGGGGACACGCATTCGTACCGCTATCCGCGTTGTTTTGGAAACCGCCCGCGATCAGGTAACACCGGATATGGGGGGAACCGGAACGACCGAGTCCTTCGCTGACGCCCTGGTGGCCTACTTGCGTGACTAG
- a CDS encoding SulP family inorganic anion transporter: MIAIREAWKAGLLGREHWLRNIVSGVIVGVVALPLAMAFAIASGVKPEQGIYTAIIAGLLVSLFGGSRLQIAGPTGAFIVILAGVTAKYGVDGLQIATMMAGAILLLLGITKLGALIKFIPDPVIAGFTAGIGVIIWVGQWKDFLGLPKISGDHFHERLWHLIQALPGLHVPTTLLALLSLLLVILAPKVPGVRRVPGPLIAMVVVTALHSCFQFDGVATIGSAFGGIPQGLPSIGLPEITLPQIIELIGPAFAIAMLGAIESLLSAVVADGMAGTKHDSNQELIGQGIANLVTPLFGGFAATGAIARTATNIRNGGNSPIAGFAHAVTLILLILFLAPLASDIPLCALAAILFVVAYNMSELKHFKRMVKRAPKADVAILLITFSLTVFSDLAIAVNIGVILAMLQFMRRMAASVGVQLMVEKELEAELRMNGHVHLPPGVLVYTIEGPLFFGAAETFERVLAQTHTDPGTLIIRLKRVPFMDITGLQTLLEVIEQLRKRSIVVKLCEANEKVLGKLDKAGVLQALGSQHYHADFSGALGSYAEIDKPQG; the protein is encoded by the coding sequence ATGATTGCCATACGAGAAGCATGGAAAGCGGGCTTGTTAGGGCGCGAGCATTGGCTTCGAAATATCGTCTCGGGGGTCATCGTCGGCGTCGTGGCGCTACCCTTGGCCATGGCATTTGCCATCGCCTCGGGCGTCAAACCTGAGCAAGGGATTTACACCGCCATTATCGCTGGTCTCTTGGTTTCGCTCTTCGGAGGGAGCCGTCTTCAGATAGCTGGCCCGACAGGGGCATTCATTGTCATTTTGGCGGGTGTGACCGCTAAATACGGTGTTGATGGCTTGCAGATCGCGACGATGATGGCCGGTGCAATATTGTTACTGCTCGGCATCACCAAGCTTGGCGCACTTATCAAGTTCATTCCCGATCCCGTGATCGCTGGGTTCACCGCCGGCATTGGTGTGATCATTTGGGTCGGGCAGTGGAAAGACTTTTTGGGCTTGCCGAAAATCAGTGGCGACCATTTTCATGAGCGGCTTTGGCACCTCATCCAGGCTCTGCCCGGCCTCCATGTGCCCACGACCCTATTAGCCCTTTTGAGCCTGCTGTTGGTGATACTCGCGCCTAAAGTACCAGGCGTAAGGCGTGTTCCTGGTCCTCTGATTGCCATGGTCGTTGTGACAGCGTTGCATTCCTGTTTTCAATTCGATGGAGTGGCAACGATCGGGAGTGCATTCGGGGGAATTCCTCAAGGACTGCCCAGCATTGGCCTTCCTGAAATAACGCTGCCGCAGATCATTGAATTGATTGGTCCTGCGTTCGCGATCGCGATGCTGGGGGCGATCGAGTCGCTGTTGTCTGCTGTTGTCGCCGACGGGATGGCCGGCACCAAACATGACTCCAATCAGGAGTTAATCGGACAAGGTATTGCCAACCTGGTCACTCCTCTGTTTGGTGGCTTTGCTGCGACAGGCGCGATCGCTCGAACAGCGACCAACATCCGCAACGGTGGCAACAGCCCCATTGCGGGTTTTGCGCACGCCGTCACGTTGATCTTATTGATCCTCTTCCTGGCACCTCTGGCTTCGGATATCCCGCTGTGCGCGTTGGCTGCGATCTTATTCGTGGTCGCTTACAACATGAGCGAACTGAAGCACTTCAAACGCATGGTCAAACGAGCCCCAAAAGCGGACGTTGCGATCCTTTTAATCACTTTCAGCCTGACCGTTTTCAGCGATCTGGCGATTGCAGTGAATATCGGGGTCATTCTCGCCATGCTGCAGTTCATGCGTCGGATGGCTGCATCTGTAGGGGTGCAGTTAATGGTCGAAAAAGAGCTGGAGGCAGAGTTGCGCATGAATGGGCATGTACATCTTCCACCTGGTGTTTTGGTTTACACCATTGAGGGACCCCTCTTCTTTGGCGCAGCAGAAACCTTTGAGCGCGTTTTGGCTCAGACGCACACCGATCCCGGAACGTTGATAATTCGTCTGAAGCGGGTGCCGTTCATGGATATCACGGGCTTACAAACGCTGCTCGAAGTGATTGAGCAGCTGCGTAAACGCAGCATCGTCGTGAAGTTGTGTGAAGCCAACGAAAAAGTCCTTGGCAAGCTCGACAAGGCAGGGGTTCTTCAGGCACTCGGCTCACAGCATTATCATGCTGACTTCAGTGGTGCACTGGGCAGCTACGCCGAGATCGACAAGCCCCAAGGCTAG
- a CDS encoding ABC transporter permease — protein sequence MSFDELQNLFLSPDLLERYGPRFIDGLLVTAKLVAISFTLGALLGLLIALGRLSSNRFISRFTGVYVYFFRGSPLLAQLFMLYYGLGSFKGFWQDVGMWWFFRDAWFCTLLAFTLNTAAYQAEILRGSILAVTQGQREASKALSLSRWTTFRKVILPQSLLVAIGPLGNELILMIKASAIASLVTIYDLMGVTKLAFSRSFDFQIYLWAAVLYLLIVEVVRRSLKALEGRLGRHLQ from the coding sequence ATGAGCTTCGATGAATTGCAAAATCTGTTCCTCAGCCCTGACTTGTTGGAGCGTTACGGTCCCCGCTTCATCGACGGTCTGTTGGTGACTGCCAAGCTGGTGGCCATTTCCTTCACCCTTGGCGCCCTGCTTGGTCTGCTGATCGCCTTGGGCCGGTTGTCGAGTAACCGCTTTATCAGCCGTTTTACCGGCGTCTACGTGTATTTCTTCCGCGGTTCGCCGCTACTGGCACAGCTGTTCATGCTCTATTACGGCCTGGGATCGTTCAAAGGCTTCTGGCAGGACGTGGGTATGTGGTGGTTCTTCCGTGACGCCTGGTTCTGCACGCTGCTGGCCTTCACCCTGAACACCGCGGCTTATCAGGCCGAGATCTTGCGCGGCAGCATCCTGGCCGTGACCCAAGGCCAGCGCGAGGCCTCGAAAGCCCTCAGTCTGTCGCGCTGGACCACCTTTCGCAAAGTCATCCTGCCGCAGTCGCTGCTGGTCGCCATTGGCCCGCTGGGCAATGAACTGATTCTGATGATCAAGGCCAGCGCCATTGCCTCGCTGGTGACCATCTACGACTTGATGGGAGTGACCAAGCTGGCCTTCTCGCGCAGTTTCGACTTCCAGATCTACCTCTGGGCCGCCGTGCTCTATCTGCTGATTGTGGAAGTCGTGCGCCGCAGCCTGAAAGCGCTCGAGGGCCGCCTCGGCCGTCACCTGCAGTAA
- a CDS encoding transporter substrate-binding domain-containing protein produces the protein MKHVIRFAGVCAMVLAGATSAQAEVLKIATEGAYPPFNYVDSDNKLHGFDVDIANALCERMKVQCSIVAQDWEGIIPALMAKKYDAVVASMIATDERKQKIDFTRHYYRTPLSVAVSKDSDITDAQTNFKGRTIGAQSSSTQAIYAEDHYGPAGADVKLYPTLDEANSDLATGRIDGVIADKFPLLAWVDSTGKDCCKIIGDVNGTTADASIAVRKGDDVLRERFNKALDEIVADGTYKKISSRYFAFDIY, from the coding sequence ATGAAACACGTCATTCGCTTTGCCGGTGTATGCGCAATGGTCCTGGCCGGGGCCACCAGTGCGCAGGCTGAAGTACTGAAGATTGCTACCGAAGGCGCTTACCCGCCGTTCAACTACGTTGACTCGGACAACAAGTTGCACGGTTTCGATGTGGATATCGCCAATGCATTGTGCGAACGCATGAAAGTGCAGTGCAGCATCGTCGCCCAGGACTGGGAAGGGATTATCCCGGCGCTAATGGCGAAGAAATACGATGCGGTCGTGGCTTCGATGATCGCCACCGATGAGCGCAAGCAGAAAATCGATTTCACCCGGCACTACTACCGAACCCCCCTATCCGTGGCGGTATCCAAGGACTCGGACATCACCGACGCCCAGACCAACTTCAAGGGCCGCACGATCGGTGCCCAGTCATCCTCGACCCAGGCCATCTATGCCGAAGATCATTACGGCCCAGCCGGCGCCGACGTGAAGCTCTACCCTACCCTCGATGAAGCCAACAGCGACTTGGCGACTGGCCGGATCGACGGGGTGATTGCCGACAAATTCCCGCTGCTGGCCTGGGTCGACAGCACTGGCAAAGACTGCTGCAAGATCATCGGCGACGTCAACGGCACCACCGCAGATGCCTCGATCGCGGTGCGCAAAGGTGACGATGTCCTGCGCGAGCGCTTCAACAAGGCGCTGGATGAGATCGTTGCCGACGGCACCTATAAGAAGATCTCCAGTCGCTACTTCGCCTTCGATATCTATTGA
- a CDS encoding MurR/RpiR family transcriptional regulator encodes MSQPIKQRLESSLSTAAASGRAIANYMLANLYELPFQTAADIAAKLNVSESSVGRFCRSLGYSHFKDLKNDLKVDLGDGPWLVGDRLQEFRHQASQGPQGLPRSFELEVAALVKVYEYSLTPTWHSVSLRLATRRKVFVAGFQTERGIAASMVHLLQYLRDDTHWVDGAAGHYADVLLSAPEDSALVVFEARRYSRHALTLCRKARDAGIPVTLITDTFCDWAEQNADEVFRVPTEFNLFWESTAAMLSLVHLLVNDVCKQLGPEVEKRLEAIAALHNEFVGYTSSPNSKQ; translated from the coding sequence TTGAGCCAGCCGATCAAACAACGCCTTGAAAGCAGTCTTTCAACCGCCGCCGCTTCCGGTCGGGCGATTGCCAATTACATGCTGGCCAACCTCTATGAACTGCCGTTCCAGACTGCCGCTGATATTGCCGCGAAATTGAACGTCAGTGAGTCCAGTGTGGGGCGCTTCTGTCGCTCCCTCGGATACAGCCACTTCAAAGATCTGAAAAACGACCTCAAGGTCGACCTGGGCGATGGACCATGGCTGGTGGGCGATCGCTTGCAGGAGTTTCGCCATCAAGCCAGCCAGGGTCCTCAAGGCCTGCCGCGCAGCTTCGAGTTGGAAGTCGCGGCCCTGGTTAAGGTTTACGAATATAGCCTCACCCCGACCTGGCACAGCGTCAGCCTGCGCCTGGCCACCCGGCGCAAGGTGTTCGTCGCCGGGTTCCAGACAGAGCGTGGCATCGCCGCATCCATGGTGCATCTGTTGCAGTACCTGCGCGATGACACACACTGGGTCGACGGTGCCGCCGGGCATTACGCCGACGTGTTGCTCAGTGCCCCCGAAGACAGTGCGCTGGTGGTGTTCGAAGCCCGCCGCTATTCCCGCCACGCCTTGACCCTGTGCCGCAAGGCCCGCGATGCCGGAATCCCTGTGACGCTGATCACCGACACCTTTTGCGACTGGGCCGAACAGAACGCCGATGAAGTGTTCCGCGTGCCCACCGAGTTCAACCTGTTCTGGGAATCGACAGCGGCGATGCTGTCGCTGGTCCACCTGCTGGTCAACGACGTCTGCAAACAGCTGGGTCCCGAGGTCGAAAAGCGTCTTGAAGCCATCGCGGCCTTACATAACGAGTTCGTTGGATACACATCATCACCAAACTCAAAACAATAA
- a CDS encoding ABC transporter substrate-binding protein — MALSVTAPLTSGLVYAANNTLVVADRASFKDWDPASAFSEEVRVLGNIYETLVVYNAPGSAEEFSPGLATSWESSDNGKTWTFKLRHGVKFHDGSAFNAAAVKKSIDYVKQLKQGAAFVWNGLDTVEALADDTVVLKFKSPTPANLIAAGQYAAYIIAPAAVEKGHDWMMAPNAIGTGPYKLGQVEQGQQVVLERFDGYWGGWKEGQFDRVIVKVVSEAATRTQMIKNGEAGVAWDIPLDQLKVLGEDPSIKVSTAPSWKNFQFLINTQKYPTNNLAFRQALQYLWDYESVTKDILHGYGSVPKGPLPTSIWGHASVPMASYDLDKARQLLEASGVPKQDWKVSMQYISGVYSHAAELFQATASQVGVEVELRPGEWGVIWDKAKKLDTAPNLQSMAWWPTYPTPSDWLFGEFHTEKTTLFNLSHYSNPSFDRLIEEAVALEGSDRARSAEKYMQAQQQLVKDAPAIWYADMQQTRVSRKDIKGMERSLNPAYEAILYYNLNR; from the coding sequence ATGGCGCTGTCCGTTACCGCGCCGTTGACCAGTGGTTTGGTGTATGCGGCAAACAATACCTTGGTTGTCGCTGATCGAGCCTCTTTCAAGGATTGGGATCCAGCCTCGGCTTTTTCGGAGGAAGTGCGGGTGCTGGGCAATATCTACGAGACACTAGTGGTATATAACGCGCCAGGCAGTGCTGAGGAGTTTTCCCCCGGGCTTGCCACGTCCTGGGAAAGCAGCGACAACGGCAAGACCTGGACCTTCAAGCTGCGGCACGGCGTTAAATTTCATGACGGTTCGGCCTTCAATGCCGCAGCGGTCAAAAAGTCCATTGATTACGTCAAGCAGCTGAAACAGGGCGCTGCATTTGTATGGAACGGTCTGGATACCGTCGAGGCCCTCGCTGACGATACGGTAGTGCTCAAGTTCAAGAGTCCCACTCCGGCCAATCTGATCGCGGCAGGTCAGTATGCCGCTTACATCATTGCCCCGGCGGCGGTGGAGAAAGGGCATGACTGGATGATGGCTCCCAACGCCATCGGTACCGGTCCCTACAAACTTGGGCAGGTCGAACAGGGCCAGCAAGTGGTGCTTGAGCGATTCGATGGCTACTGGGGAGGTTGGAAAGAAGGGCAGTTTGATCGGGTCATCGTCAAGGTCGTGTCCGAAGCCGCCACTCGTACCCAGATGATCAAAAATGGCGAGGCCGGTGTCGCTTGGGATATCCCTCTTGATCAGCTCAAGGTGTTGGGAGAGGACCCCTCCATCAAGGTGAGCACCGCACCTTCGTGGAAGAACTTCCAGTTTTTGATCAATACCCAGAAGTACCCTACGAACAACCTGGCATTTCGTCAGGCGCTGCAGTACCTCTGGGACTATGAAAGTGTCACCAAAGATATTTTGCATGGCTACGGCAGCGTTCCCAAGGGGCCTTTGCCCACCAGTATCTGGGGGCATGCCAGCGTGCCTATGGCCTCTTACGATCTGGATAAAGCCCGACAATTGTTGGAAGCCTCCGGTGTACCCAAGCAGGACTGGAAGGTCTCGATGCAGTACATCAGTGGCGTCTATTCGCACGCTGCTGAACTGTTCCAGGCGACGGCGTCTCAGGTGGGCGTTGAGGTGGAGTTACGCCCCGGCGAGTGGGGTGTGATCTGGGATAAGGCCAAGAAGCTGGATACCGCTCCCAACCTGCAATCCATGGCTTGGTGGCCGACGTATCCGACACCCAGCGATTGGCTTTTCGGTGAGTTCCATACCGAGAAAACCACGCTATTCAATCTGTCTCACTACAGCAACCCAAGCTTTGATCGGTTGATCGAAGAGGCGGTGGCGCTAGAAGGCAGTGATCGGGCCCGGTCCGCTGAAAAGTACATGCAGGCCCAGCAGCAACTGGTCAAGGACGCCCCTGCGATCTGGTACGCCGACATGCAGCAGACCCGCGTCTCCCGCAAAGACATCAAGGGTATGGAAAGGAGCCTGAATCCTGCTTATGAGGCGATTCTCTACTACAACCTGAATCGCTGA